One stretch of Podospora bellae-mahoneyi strain CBS 112042 chromosome 2, whole genome shotgun sequence DNA includes these proteins:
- a CDS encoding hypothetical protein (COG:S; antiSMASH:Cluster_3; EggNog:ENOG502SEZR): MVSVSFFATILSMGLAVLAAPANFNISVVEARDSCDSTKSFCPKGDRGQCNPGVDGCMHIYYCEHIWSQGDCAHSYSWTGECRNIPAKFDNAISSIANENVDQSDCHWFDGADCTGAQYSNENDQNLADGNGWWNDRISSYRCDYHGPAS; this comes from the exons ATGGTCTCTGTTTCCTTCTTTGCCACTATCCTCTCCATGGGGCTTGCTGTCCTTGCAGCCCCGGCCAACTTCAACATTTCGGTGGTCGAGGCCCGCGACAGCTGTGACTCCACGAAGTCTTTCTGTCCCAAGGGTGACCGCGGTCAGTGCAACCCGGGAGTTGACGGGTGCATGCATATCTATTATTGCGAGCACATCTGGTCTCAGGGCGACTGTGCTCACAGTTACTCTTGGACCGGCGAGTGTC GTAACATTCCCGCCAAATTTGACAATGCCATCAGCTCTATTGCCAACGAGAATGTCGACCAATCCGACTGCCACTGGTTTGA TGGTGCGGATTGCACCGGCGCCCAGTATTCGAACGAGAACGACCAAAACCTTGCCGATGGCAATGGTTGGTGGAACGACCGTATCAGCTCCTACCGCTGCGACTACCATGGCCCGGCTTCTTAA
- a CDS encoding hypothetical protein (EggNog:ENOG503NXW2; antiSMASH:Cluster_3; COG:Q): MTTLWLFLATTLAVYVAHCYNSYSRLRHIPGPTLARFSSAWMIEMLTSGKVPKGGDSICGFHVPEGTQVSHNYSGIMRLKEVFRKGADVFRPERWLEEEADAERLKLMNSVGACVREWKVPVSGKRIALMELNKIFFELLQRYDMALVDPQKPIRSSSGVFWIGSDLMLRLTKRS, translated from the exons ATGACCACATTATGGCTCTTCCTAGCCACCACACTGGCAGTTTACGTCGCCCATTGCTACAATTCCTACTCCCGCCTCCGTCACATCCCCGGCCCCACACTCGCAAGGTTCTCATCCGCCTGGATGATCGAAATGCTCACCAGCGGCAAGGTGCCGAAAGGTGGTGATAGTATTTGCGGGTTCCATGTTCCGGAGGGCACCCAAGTCTCCCATAACTACTCGGGAATAATGCGATTGAAGGAGGTATTTAGGAAGGGTGCTGACGTGTTTCGACCGGAGCGCTGGctagaggaggaggccgacgCAGAGCGGCTGAAGTTGATGAACTCTGTTGGAGCTTGCGTTCGGGAATGGAAAGTACCAGTGTCTGGGAAGCGAATCGCACTGATGGAGTTGAACAAGATCTTTTTTGAG CTATTGCAGCGGTATGATATGGCGTTGGTTGATCCTCAAAAACCGATCAGATCAAGCAGCGGGGTATTTTGGATTGGAAGCGATTTGATGTTGAGATTAACAAAGAGGTCGTAA